ATAAGAGGAAAGAAGACACCTAACGAGCGCTTCGCGGGAGCCTTAGATACTTATTGCATTGAAGGCTTAATGCAAGACGGGAAAGCCCTGCAGGCTGGAACTTCTCACTTCTTAGGCCAGAACTTTGCCAAAGCATTTGATGTGAAATTCGCGACCAAAGAAGGCGGGCTGGAGCATGTGTGGGGAACGTCTTGGGGTGTGAGCACGCGGTTGATGGGCGCTTTGGTCATGGCCCATTCTGATGATGAAGGTCTGGTGCTGCCTCCAAAGTTGGCGCCTATTCAAGTGGTGATTGTGCCCATCTACAAAGGAGAAGAGCAACTGGCCCAAATCTCAGAGAAAGTCCTAGGCCTAAAAAAACAACTGGAAGCCAAAGGCATTTCCGTGAAATTTGATGACCGCGACACCGAGCGCCCTGGCTTTAAATTCGCCGAATGGGAACTGAAAGGTGTGCCCGTGCGCATCGCTATTGGTGGTCGTGACCTGGAGAACGGCACCGCCGAAGTGGCCCGCCGCGACACCAAAGAAAAATCGTCACAGCAATTTGATGACTTAGTGAATCTGGTGCCTGCGTTGCTAGACGAGATTCAAACCAACATCTACCAACGCGCCTTTAACTTCAGAGAAGCCAACACCACCAAAGTAGATTCTTATGACGAGTTCAAGCGCCTGCTAGACGAAAAACCTGGCTTCATCTTGGCCCACTGGGACGGCACCCCAGAAACCGAAGAGCGCATCAAAGAAGAAACCAAAGCCACCATCCGCTGCATTGGGTTGGATTCTCCGGAGGAAGAAGGTGTGGACATGGTTACCGGCAAACCGTCATCGCGCCGCGTGTACTTCGCGAGAGCTTACTAGGTGATTTGAAGATTTGGAAATATGGAGATGTGGAAATGTCTCTTAAGATTTTGGAACGGGAGCTGCATATGCGGTTCCCGTTCCTGTTTTTGGCCTCAATTCTGAAAACAAGCCCGAAAACAGGAATAGCTTATCGCAAAGATTTCCGATGTAGCTTATAAGCCATAATGTCCTTCGTCAGGTTCTTGTCTTTCTTGTTAAATGAGCTGAGTTCAGAAGCTACGTTTGGGTTCTGAGGCAATTGTTGAGCTACAATCTCGTAGGCAATATCTTTGATGCTCTCTGCAACAGTTGGGTGCTTCTGGTATTCATGTTTTAACAACTGTAAAAAACTTACCCTATTTTTAGACGTGGTTTCTTTGGCATAGATGGCTTCTACTTCGGTCAATAAAAGCATAGAATCTTCAAACGTGGCAAAATAGTTGTTCAGACAATTGAAGGCGTCTTTTTCAATTCGCCACCCCTCTAGCAACAGGGCTTGTGCCTGAGCGGTATCCCTTATCTTGTTCCGATAAATTAGCGCTGCTTTTACATATTTGCCAACTCCTTTGTGGGTAGATATTACTTTTTCATAATACCTGTGGGCTTCTGCGGTGTTATTGATTCTAAGGTACAGGTCACCAACTTTTTCATGATTGTTCAGCTCTTTATACAACTCAATAGACTGAGACACCATGCCCCCTTTTTCATAGCATTCAGCGGCATTGGCCTTGGCTTTAATTTTTAGGTAAACGGCGGCGGCCTCTGAATAAAGTTTTCCGTTCTCCAGCGTCTGCGCAGCCATGAAATCGTTTTTCAGAAGCTTCATGTACACAAAGGCAGCTTTATGAAATTGGTTGTTAGTTACAAAGTCTTTGGCCGCTTGGGTATATTGAGCTTGAAGCCGCTGAAAGTGCTCGTTGGGCAAAATAGAAGCACCACCAACAGACATATTGAAATTCCTGTTACTAAACAGGGAGAAATCTCCCCAAAGTTTTGAGAAGGTAAACAAGCCTAGGTCACCGCCCCTGCTAGCGCCATCCATATCTAAGGGAATAGAATATTTGATTGCCTCCTCTGGATTCTTCTTGAACAGGTCCAGCAGTTTGTCAATTTCGCTTTGGTTGCGCCTGGTAAGCTCATCAAAATCTACTTGTAGTTTATCTACAATTTCTGTTTTCTCACCTTTGAGAAATTTAGCTAATTTTTCAAACCAACTGGCAGGTGTAGCTGGTTGAATGGAAGCTAGGTTGCTGTTTTTAGGCTCCTTTTTGAAAATAAGGCTCAAAGCGCCCAGCTTGGCTTTCTCCAGTAAAGTAAGCGGCTTGTCTTTCAACGGCTCTTTCTTTGGAAAAAAGCCCTCCTCCAATTTCTTAATGACTTCTTCTGGCGGAAGCTCAAAGATTTGGGCGCTCTTGATTTGACCAGGGATTTTAACGCCCTTTGCTGGCTTGGTAACGTGTAGGCTTTTCTGCTGGGTAATCTTTAGAAGGCCATGCCAGTTCACCTGTTCCTCTAACTCCGTCAAACCCACTTCAGGGTGAAAAAGGTGCAGGTTGCGGGGAAACAGATTTTGCAGCTCCTCATTAGATAACGTTGGTTGAATCACAGAATTCTCTGGCAGGTAAATATGCTCTCTCAGAACTTGACAATAGGTGCTTTTGCCGATGGCAGTAGGAAGAACGCCCCCCTTGAAAAGGAGCAGACAACCCCAGAGGCTGTTAGGGGTTATATTGGGCACAGGGTAGACCTCTACTTGACTCAAGGCTACCCCCATGTACTGAATTTGTTGCACCCACTCCCTAACAGAGGGACTCTTTATCAAGACGCCGCCTAAAGGATATAGATTTCGGGGTGCTGGTGTGATTCTAATTTCCATGGTCAACTACCTGTGAGATAAAACCTTTGATATAGGTTTCATAGAAGGTTTTAGAATTAATGAGCTGTAGTTCGCTTGTCCGGTCAGGATTATAATAGCTGCTGCCGGCAAAATAATGTTGAGTGGCTACTCCCAAAGCCCCATCAATCACAGAGGGAATGTAGGCCACATTGCCTTTCTGGGCAACAACAACTTCGGCAACCCCGCCAAACTCGCCTATGTCCATGCTCAATACATCTGCCTCTGTCTTGCTTATTTTTGATTTAATTATCCTTGGGGCGAATTCTACAATGTCTTTCGCATACCTCTGCCTAAGATTTGTTCTTGCCTGAATAGCTCTTACTAAATTTTCTTTATTGGATCCAGCGGTTTGTAGAATAACGTCATACAATTCCTCTTCTTCTGATTCAGAAGATGTCAAAATAAACACTCCAGACCGGTTCAGCGTGACGGTACACCCATTAGGAAAGACGAATTCATTGTCAGTTGTAGTGGGTTGGGCTTCTATAATAGCTTCCCTATTAGATTCTGCCGTGGTTTTCAGTTGAATAATGCCGTGGTCATTCAGTTGTAAGGCATGTTTATTGAATACCAGATTCCGGTTTTGGTTGATATAAACCTCAGAGAGATTTTTGAGTACTGAAAGCGAAATAGGCTGAAATGCATTAACCGCTTTTTTCAATTGTTCCTGCCTGTCTGTGTAGGCTTGGTTTAACTCCATTCCAGAATTGGTATGTTTTACAAGTTGCCACTTTGGGAACTGCTCAATTTTCCAGTAGTGGGATATAGTTACATAATAGAAGGCGCCTTGATAAAAGAAGAATTCTGGAAAGGTAGAAGATTGCCAGTCATTAAAATATAGAACCTCCTTTTCATTGGTAGTTAGATTGTGCAAAGTGATTTCGCGGGTATTGTTCTTGAAGCAAAGGAAGATGTAGTCCCCATTTTCGTCTGGGCCTATTTCATAAGAAGACACCCCAGAAGGCAAATTTTCCAGCCAAAGCTCCAAGCCTTTTTGGGCAGGGGTTGAGTTCAACCCATAAAAATACAGAAGCTTTTTCTCAGGGGTAACCAGAAAGTAGTCATCGCCGGAGCTCAGGAATTTTTTATAGTTGGCCGTGTAGGGAAATAGAAGAGGAACAGCAGCATGGTGCCCTTCATTTATTACAGGCTGTGTAGAGGCAACTACGGGGCGTTTCCAGAGCTCTTCCAGCGGAAGGTGCATTTTGTGAACCAGCTTTTTGCTGTTGTGCTGGTTTTTGTAGAATTCTAGTGTACCCTCCTGACTGGTGGTAATCCAATATTTAAAGCCGCTTTGGAAATCACTTATCACCTTCTGCACTTCGGGGTGCTTTAACGTGTCTGGCGAAGAGATAAAAAGAACCTCAGTCTTCTTACCAGAGTTGTATTCTTGAAAAAACTGGGCAAGGCCTTTGGCAGGATTGAGTACGCCTTCTACTTTGTTTACGCTTTCTATGACTTCATCTACCGTGTCAAAATGCAGACGCTGGTACGTGTCACTCACCGCGAACGCTGTGCAGGCAATATCAGTTTTAGGGTGTTTGGCAATGGCTATCAGTGCAGAGAATGCCAAAAGCTTAGGCGTGCCCCAGCTTTTCAGCGAAACATCCAAAAGGAGTACCCGCTCTAATTTATCTGTAGTAGGCGGCGTTTCACGGTGCAGGTAGAGGGCTTCATTATTTGCGAGCCTAGACAGGAAGACCAAATCATCATTGGCAAACTCAGAAATTAAGAGTTTGTCAAAATTCCCTTTGTTGGCCAAGTCAGAAACACCGCCCAAAGGCTGCTCGCTGGGCAGCAGATTGTGCAACTGTATGTTCAGCCCAGACCAGATATGCTTGACCAAAGAACCTATCTGAAATGTTTTACTATTGCTGGTAAGCTCATCTAAGAATTCCTCTGAACTTTTCCCAGTGGCAGCTTGCTCAGGCAGCTCTATCTCTACCTCTGGTAAGGGTACCACCGCCGCCATGCTGGCAATGATTGACTCAGTGTCTGGGAATTTTTTTATCAGAAGGCCAATGCACCTGAAGTCTTTCTTATAAGTGCCAATAATAAAGGTTTCCTGTCTTTCCAGCACATCAATAAAGCTGCCTTTGTGGTGCGCCAATGTGTGCTTTATACTCCCTGCCAGCTTTTTGGCCTTCACATTGGAGACCAGATTATGACAATTCTCAAACAGCACCTGGAATAACTGAAGTCGTTTATTGCCTTGGGTATAGGCAGGAGGTAATTGCGCCAGGATTTTTAAAAAAACTAAAGCATCTTTTAAAGGCACATAATCAACATGGTTCTGGGGAGAAGAATGTATGGCGTCATGAATGGCGCTTGTCATTGCCTCTTCTACTTGCTTTAAATCCTCTCCCATAGAATGGTTGGTAGCGATAGTAGCCAACAAAAGAGCACCAAATGGTGGAAGCCCCTGCTCAGAAAGATGCTCTAACGCCTGGAGCACAAAGTCACGGTAGACAATAGTGCTGCCGTTAGGGATAGCCAGCACTTCAGTATGATCTTCCCAACGCCAAAAGTAGCTTTTGTAAGACTGCAAGTATTCGTGAAACTCCATGAGCTAAGAAGGCATAGGTTTCACATTCAGTGACAACCGCACAGAACTGATAGATAAAGGTTGTAACTGGCTTTTTTCAATGAAGCTGTATGTACCGTCTTCGCTCCAAAGCACCCAGTGCTCTTCTTCTGGATTTATGCTCTCCTGAATGACATCGGCTAGAATAGATAACTCAAAATCATAGCCCGTTGGTAGTAAATGACTGTTTCTCTTCCAAAACGTAGCTCCAGAAATGGGAACTGTAGGTGTGCCTAGAACCAAGGCATTCACTTGGTTCAGAATAACCCAATCTAAGTTTTGTAGTCTGATGGCTGGGGCAGTTTGGGCATAGGCGCTTAAGCTCTCTGTAGAGGTGAGAAGCCCAAAACAAGGCTGCTCCAGTTCTGATGGTGCCAGCTTTACCGGTAGCTTCTCTTGCAGGCCAAAGAAGTTGTGGTTGTAAACAGGCAAGGTAACTGGCAAGCCGCGTTCCAAGGGTGTCCACAGCAGCGAAGTGGCCATACGCTTGACCGGCAACTTACTGCCATCTGGGAACAGCAAATTGTTTTGCAGCGTGTATAGTTGCTTGAACGGAATACTTTTAACTTCTATGGAATCAATTTGGCTTTGGGTAAAGTCCTTAATCCAGTAGGTTTCTTTTTCACGCGCTATTTTCAGATTGTGCCAATGCCGGATGGAGGTAAGATATGGTGCGTGCTCCTGCGCTATCTCCAGTAGAAAAGTTAGACGGTCTGTAGAATCTTCTGCCATAGATTTTCTATTTCCTGCTGGATATACTTTTTCTGTTCTGGGTTATTAATCCACTCACAGCGGGTTTGCACATACCGGAGTTTGTCTTTGATTATGTTCTGCTCCTCAAAAGAAAGGTCTTCTGTCTGCCATTTCTGGGTGAGGTACGTTACTTCTTTTAGTACTTCCTCTGGGTTAGGTAGCTTGTTGTAAAGTGCCTGCGGATGGGCTGCCTCTACTGTTGTTTTTTCTATCAGGTTATTGATGATGCCGGCCAAAATCTCAATTTGTTCCTCTGTGTCCCAAATGTATTTCAGCACCCAGAGATCAGAGACATTGGCTGCAGTGCGTTTACAGACCAGCGCACTGGCGGCAATCAGATTTTGGAGCTTTACAGCTCTTCGGTCAGACACTTTAATGCCGGTGTTCCGCAAGCTGTGGATCAGGTCTACGTAGTGTTTTCTGATAGGCGTTAAATCTACCAGCCTCGCCTGTTTCTGTAAGTCTATGATCTGGTCAGGCGTAATGGTTGGGTGTTCACCAGCAGCGTTGTTCTCCAGTTTCCATCCAGCTAAAAGTACCTCGTGCAGTAAGTCTGGGTCTACATAGTCACAATTCACCCGAATTAAAAAGCGGTCAAGCAGCGCGTTCAAAGCTTCATCTTCTGGAAGCACATTGCTGGCGCCTACAAACATAAGGGCAGGCAGCTTTTTGGTTTCCTTTCCGCGCCTGAATATCTTCTCGTTCAAGGCTGTGAGCAAACTGTTCAGGATAGCGCTGTTGGCGTTGAAAATCTCGTCCAGAAAAACCAAGGAAGCCTCTGGCAACATGCCTTCTGTATTGGTCACCAATTCTCCTTCCTTTAGTTGCCTAA
This region of Rufibacter sp. LB8 genomic DNA includes:
- a CDS encoding ribosomal protein L7/L12, which gives rise to MEFHEYLQSYKSYFWRWEDHTEVLAIPNGSTIVYRDFVLQALEHLSEQGLPPFGALLLATIATNHSMGEDLKQVEEAMTSAIHDAIHSSPQNHVDYVPLKDALVFLKILAQLPPAYTQGNKRLQLFQVLFENCHNLVSNVKAKKLAGSIKHTLAHHKGSFIDVLERQETFIIGTYKKDFRCIGLLIKKFPDTESIIASMAAVVPLPEVEIELPEQAATGKSSEEFLDELTSNSKTFQIGSLVKHIWSGLNIQLHNLLPSEQPLGGVSDLANKGNFDKLLISEFANDDLVFLSRLANNEALYLHRETPPTTDKLERVLLLDVSLKSWGTPKLLAFSALIAIAKHPKTDIACTAFAVSDTYQRLHFDTVDEVIESVNKVEGVLNPAKGLAQFFQEYNSGKKTEVLFISSPDTLKHPEVQKVISDFQSGFKYWITTSQEGTLEFYKNQHNSKKLVHKMHLPLEELWKRPVVASTQPVINEGHHAAVPLLFPYTANYKKFLSSGDDYFLVTPEKKLLYFYGLNSTPAQKGLELWLENLPSGVSSYEIGPDENGDYIFLCFKNNTREITLHNLTTNEKEVLYFNDWQSSTFPEFFFYQGAFYYVTISHYWKIEQFPKWQLVKHTNSGMELNQAYTDRQEQLKKAVNAFQPISLSVLKNLSEVYINQNRNLVFNKHALQLNDHGIIQLKTTAESNREAIIEAQPTTTDNEFVFPNGCTVTLNRSGVFILTSSESEEEELYDVILQTAGSNKENLVRAIQARTNLRQRYAKDIVEFAPRIIKSKISKTEADVLSMDIGEFGGVAEVVVAQKGNVAYIPSVIDGALGVATQHYFAGSSYYNPDRTSELQLINSKTFYETYIKGFISQVVDHGN
- a CDS encoding AAA family ATPase; the encoded protein is MTQIDTLNSVLSYIKNSFIGKDEIIDLLGISLIAKENIFLLGPPGTAKSAIVRQLSTCLEGGKNFEYLLTRFTEPNEIFGPFDIRQLKEGELVTNTEGMLPEASLVFLDEIFNANSAILNSLLTALNEKIFRRGKETKKLPALMFVGASNVLPEDEALNALLDRFLIRVNCDYVDPDLLHEVLLAGWKLENNAAGEHPTITPDQIIDLQKQARLVDLTPIRKHYVDLIHSLRNTGIKVSDRRAVKLQNLIAASALVCKRTAANVSDLWVLKYIWDTEEQIEILAGIINNLIEKTTVEAAHPQALYNKLPNPEEVLKEVTYLTQKWQTEDLSFEEQNIIKDKLRYVQTRCEWINNPEQKKYIQQEIENLWQKILQTV
- a CDS encoding lipopolysaccharide assembly protein LapB, whose protein sequence is MSLIFKKEPKNSNLASIQPATPASWFEKLAKFLKGEKTEIVDKLQVDFDELTRRNQSEIDKLLDLFKKNPEEAIKYSIPLDMDGASRGGDLGLFTFSKLWGDFSLFSNRNFNMSVGGASILPNEHFQRLQAQYTQAAKDFVTNNQFHKAAFVYMKLLKNDFMAAQTLENGKLYSEAAAVYLKIKAKANAAECYEKGGMVSQSIELYKELNNHEKVGDLYLRINNTAEAHRYYEKVISTHKGVGKYVKAALIYRNKIRDTAQAQALLLEGWRIEKDAFNCLNNYFATFEDSMLLLTEVEAIYAKETTSKNRVSFLQLLKHEYQKHPTVAESIKDIAYEIVAQQLPQNPNVASELSSFNKKDKNLTKDIMAYKLHRKSLR
- the proS gene encoding proline--tRNA ligase; amino-acid sequence: MSKGLPKRSEDYSLWYNELVKRAGLAENSAVRGCMVIKPYGYAIWEKMQRILDDMFKATGHSNAYFPLFVPKSLFEAEEQNAEGFAKECAVVTHYRLQNDPDKPGKLRVDPNAKLEEELIVRPTSEAIIWSTYKGWIQSYRDLPLLINQWANVVRWEMRTRLFLRTAEFLWQEGHTAHATAKEAVEETERMLHVYADFAENFLALPVIRGKKTPNERFAGALDTYCIEGLMQDGKALQAGTSHFLGQNFAKAFDVKFATKEGGLEHVWGTSWGVSTRLMGALVMAHSDDEGLVLPPKLAPIQVVIVPIYKGEEQLAQISEKVLGLKKQLEAKGISVKFDDRDTERPGFKFAEWELKGVPVRIAIGGRDLENGTAEVARRDTKEKSSQQFDDLVNLVPALLDEIQTNIYQRAFNFREANTTKVDSYDEFKRLLDEKPGFILAHWDGTPETEERIKEETKATIRCIGLDSPEEEGVDMVTGKPSSRRVYFARAY